Proteins encoded together in one Telopea speciosissima isolate NSW1024214 ecotype Mountain lineage chromosome 4, Tspe_v1, whole genome shotgun sequence window:
- the LOC122660292 gene encoding 5'-methylthioadenosine/S-adenosylhomocysteine nucleosidase-like isoform X1, whose translation MQSLRERASVMAPEDGVAEEAEIAEVDKKLISNIVIVIAMQTEALPLVHRFQLTEDPDSVFPKGVPWVRYHGIYKDLHINLIWPGKDPVWGVDSVGTVTASLVTFAAIQALKPDLVINAGTSRGFQAKGACIGDVFLASDVAFHERRIPVPVFDEYGIGARQTFSTPNLLQKLNMKTGKLSTGDSLDMSPQDEALIIANDATVKDMEAAAVAYAADLFSVPAIFVKAVTDLVDGDKPTAEEFLQNLVAVTATLDQAVTNIVDFISGKCLSEL comes from the exons ATGCAGAGTTTGAGAGAACGAGCGAGCGTTATGGCTCCTGAAGATGGTGTTGCAGAGGAAGCCGAAATTGCAGAAGTGGATAAGAAGCTCATCTCCAATATCGTTATCGTTATAG CGATGCAGACTGAAGCGCTTCCACTTGTGCACCGATTCCAGCTAACGGAGGATCCTGACTCTGT GTTCCCTAAAGGGGTTCCTTGGGTCAGATATCACGGTATTTACAAAGATCTGCATATTAATCTAATCTGGCCAGGAAAAGATCCAGTTTGGG GGGTTGATAGTGTAGGCACAGTTACCGCATCTCTTGTAACATTTGCTGCCATCCAAGCATTAAAACCAGACCTTGTCATAAATGCAGGCACTTCTAGAGGCTTTCAG GCTAAAGGAGCATGCATTGGGGATGTGTTTCTGGCTTCTGATGTTGcttttcatgagagaaggataCCTGTACCC GTTTTTGATGAATATGGAATAGGAGCTCGTCAGACCTTTTCGACCCCAAATCTGTTGCAGAAACTCAATATGAAG ACTGGCAAACTCTCTACTGGGGACTCTTTGGATATGTCCCCTCAGGATGAAGCATTGATTATTGCAAATGATGCTACAGTTAAAGATATGGAG GCAGCAGCAGTGGCCTATGCGGCAGATCTTTTCTCAGTCCCAGCAATATTTGTTAAAGCTGTCACAGATCTAGTGGATGGTGATAAACCGACTGCGGAGGAATTCCTGCAGAATTTGGTGGCTGTGACTGCCACACTTGATCAGGCAGTCACTAACATTGTGGATTTCATTAGTGGGAAGTGCCTGTCTGAACTTTGA
- the LOC122660292 gene encoding 5'-methylthioadenosine nucleosidase-like isoform X2, giving the protein MQSLRERASVMAPEDGVAEEAEIAEVDKKLISNIVIVIAMQTEALPLVHRFQLTEDPDSVFPKGVPWVRYHGIYKDLHINLIWPGKDPVWGVDSVGTVTASLVTFAAIQALKPDLVINAGTSRGFQAKGACIGDVFLASDVAFHERRIPVPVFDEYGIGARQTFSTPNLLQKLNMKTGKLSTGDSLDMSPQDEALIIANDATVKDMEVKFLFCR; this is encoded by the exons ATGCAGAGTTTGAGAGAACGAGCGAGCGTTATGGCTCCTGAAGATGGTGTTGCAGAGGAAGCCGAAATTGCAGAAGTGGATAAGAAGCTCATCTCCAATATCGTTATCGTTATAG CGATGCAGACTGAAGCGCTTCCACTTGTGCACCGATTCCAGCTAACGGAGGATCCTGACTCTGT GTTCCCTAAAGGGGTTCCTTGGGTCAGATATCACGGTATTTACAAAGATCTGCATATTAATCTAATCTGGCCAGGAAAAGATCCAGTTTGGG GGGTTGATAGTGTAGGCACAGTTACCGCATCTCTTGTAACATTTGCTGCCATCCAAGCATTAAAACCAGACCTTGTCATAAATGCAGGCACTTCTAGAGGCTTTCAG GCTAAAGGAGCATGCATTGGGGATGTGTTTCTGGCTTCTGATGTTGcttttcatgagagaaggataCCTGTACCC GTTTTTGATGAATATGGAATAGGAGCTCGTCAGACCTTTTCGACCCCAAATCTGTTGCAGAAACTCAATATGAAG ACTGGCAAACTCTCTACTGGGGACTCTTTGGATATGTCCCCTCAGGATGAAGCATTGATTATTGCAAATGATGCTACAGTTAAAGATATGGAGGTAAAGTTTTTATT TTGTA gatga
- the LOC122660289 gene encoding uncharacterized protein LOC122660289 isoform X3 — translation MDKLRELRRTKQSGHKLISGKVLNGGENVDSTERSKKEKVRGSNHVNRGGSSSNEDSEMIGGSEGEEELRQPRQPLPPPTTGSNKRTKFPKKSFDECNGVDPAAVPRKLRSAMNKRTRESMSPPSPAAKKLHKTSLDRIETPQINGVKKMKPGMKQVGGSVGSLKQPISGPITKDEEEVVETLYALARMVPDNPVRHQIEDKTLETKSSLLPKAKEISLPASEVPEEESKKLPLASNTAEANKTESFTGDPVVSNLTECTTPDQPSVTENQKLGIGSNNPPIHADLHRVPLLSKTGEMPFCIAERLRDPSELCPDTGLVQPKQHDNHLPRRKTENMFWPVTGVEVEQGQQNHINGTKDNVTCLSRTEGGPVLWPGLCTAGLCVDELHHPLERPSSTKAPAWLDTATCSIRPSSAENIVLTEKVSPVVERNQSWKRCVAHVYISHLIQASRTADETNRCSIPSDQLKAKEGMQSGLVASSNPMGRDGLNGVISAISSDASPTKKSLNDQRLGIPLEKRIQQDQKQAATTSGMYAQQNQSCNFLSLSSGDGGLEASCTDNSNNKSGNILVGNGLEQSTQLHVPYLHSLVQHHPLLPFSMPQTRYSSSHYPDQLTAAATGQQVQVQVPQYLGSPFYGAPHLGHAGVVKRQQHSQSAHMWAAQMATHYRSTGILGSHLPKWHNGRLETTTPFIPCAQAIHPTTTPTSLEAGLSANSSTGQQQQHFFAMSPSSSSHRGKKQQQHHHLPSGYNQVDGGFHSEGSSRKQLLCNTEHV, via the exons ATGGACAAACTCCGAGAGTTGAGACG GACTAAGCAATCTGGACACAAACTAATCTCCGGTAAGG TTCTGAACGGTGGAGAGAATGTGGATTCTACGGAAAGAtcgaagaaagagaaagttagAGGTTCCAATCACGTAAACAGAGGAGGCAGTTCAAGCAACGAAGACAGCGAAATGATCGGTGGCtctgaaggagaagaggagcTCCGGCAACCGCGGCAACCACTACCACCGCCTACCACTGGTAGTAACAAGAGAACAAAGTTTCCCAAAAAG TCATTTGATGAATGCAATGGCGTTGATCCCGCTGCTGTCCCACGGAAGCTACGGTCAG CTATGAACAAGCGTACTCGAGAATCCATGTCACCACCTTCCCCGGCTGCAAAGAAGCTGCACAAGACTTCATTAGATAGAATTGAAACACCTCAAATCAATGGTGTGAAGAAAATGAAACCGGGGATG AAGCAAGTTGGTGGCTCAGTTGGGTCCTTGAAGCAGCCCATCTCTGGACCTATTactaaggatgaggaagaagTTGTGGAGACTTTGTATGCTTTGGCCAGAATGGTCCCTGACAACCCTGTTAGGCATCAAATTGAAGATAAAACCTTAGAAACCAAGTCTTCTCTATTGCCAAAGGCTAAGGAGATCTCATTGCCTGCCTCCGAAG TTCCAGAAGAGGAAAGCAAGAAGTTACCACTTGCCTCTAACACTGCTGAGGCTAACAAGACAGAAAGCTTCACTGGAGATCCAGTAGTCAGCAACTTGACTGAGTGCACTACTCCGGACCAGCCCTCCGTCACTGAGAACCAGAAACTTGGTATTGGATCAAATAATCCTCCAATTCATGCCGATCTCCACAGGGTTCCTTTGTTGTCTAAGACTGGTGAAATGCCATTTTGCATTGCTGAGAGATTGAGAGATCCATCTGAACTATGCCCTGATACTGG ATTGGTACAGCCAAAACAACATGATAACCATCTTCCTAGgagaaaaacagaaaacatGTTTTGGCCG GTTACAGGTGTTGAAGTGGAACAAGGACAACAAAATCATATTAATGGGACCAAGGACAATGTGACTTGTCTTTCACGTACAGAAG GGGGTCCAGTTCTGTGGCCTGGTTTGTGTACAGCAGGATTATGTGTTGATGAGCTTCATCATCCTTTAGAACG GCCCTCTTCAACCAAAGCCCCAGCTTGGCTTGATACTGCCACTTGTTCCATTAGACCCAGCTCTGCAGAAAATATTGTTTTGACTGAAAAG GTTTCACCAGTTGTTGAGAGAAACCAGTCTTGGAAGAGATGTGTAGCTCATGTTTACATAAGCCATCTAATCCAGGCATCCCGAACTGCAGACGAGACGAATAGGTGTTCAATTCCTTCTGATCAATTGAAAGCAAAGGAAGGAATGCAGTCAGGTCTTGTGGCAAGCAGCAATCCTATGGGGAGAGATGGTTTGAATGGGGTTATCTCTGCCATCAGCAGTGATGCATCTCCTACTAAGAAAAGTCTGAATGATCAGAGACTTGGTATTCCATTGGAGAAGAGGATCCAGCAAGATCAGAAACAGGCTGCTACGACATCTGGGATGTATGCTCAGCAGAATCAG AGTTGTAATTTTCTGTCCTTGTCATCTGGCGATGGTGGCTTAGAAGCTAGTTGTACTGATAATAGTAACAACAAGAGTGGAAATATTCTAGTAGGAAATGGACTGGAGCAATCTACACAACTCCATGTTCCTTACTTACATTCACTTGTCCAGCACCATCCACTCTTGCCTTTCTCCATGCCACAGACTCGCTATTCATCTAGTCATTATCCGGATCAGCtcacagcagcagcaacaggaCAGCAG GTACAAGTGCAAGTCCCTCAATATTTGGGCAGTCCATTCTATGGGGCACCTCATTTGGGTCATGCAGGCGTAGTGAAACGGCAGCAACACTCGCAATCAGCTCATATGTGGGCAGCCCAGATGGCAACACACTATAGATCCACGGGAATTCTTGGGTCCCATTTGCCCAAGTGGCACAATGGGAGACTGGAGACTACTACCCCTTTCATCCCTTGTGCTCAAGCAATCCACCCTACAACTACACCCACTTCATTGGAAGCGGGACTCAGTGCCAACAGCTCTACTGGTCAACAGCAACAGCACTTCTTTGCCATGtctccatcatcatcctccCACAGAGgaaagaagcagcagcaacacCACCACCTTCCAAGCGGCTATAACCAGGTTGATGGTGGGTTCCATTCAGAGGGCTCATCTCGGAAGCAGTTGCTCTGCAATACTGAACATGTGTAA
- the LOC122660289 gene encoding uncharacterized protein LOC122660289 isoform X1, translating into MDKLRELRRGVSRSSPAKRQTKQSGHKLISGKVLNGGENVDSTERSKKEKVRGSNHVNRGGSSSNEDSEMIGGSEGEEELRQPRQPLPPPTTGSNKRTKFPKKSFDECNGVDPAAVPRKLRSAMNKRTRESMSPPSPAAKKLHKTSLDRIETPQINGVKKMKPGMKQVGGSVGSLKQPISGPITKDEEEVVETLYALARMVPDNPVRHQIEDKTLETKSSLLPKAKEISLPASEVPEEESKKLPLASNTAEANKTESFTGDPVVSNLTECTTPDQPSVTENQKLGIGSNNPPIHADLHRVPLLSKTGEMPFCIAERLRDPSELCPDTGLVQPKQHDNHLPRRKTENMFWPVTGVEVEQGQQNHINGTKDNVTCLSRTEGGPVLWPGLCTAGLCVDELHHPLERPSSTKAPAWLDTATCSIRPSSAENIVLTEKVSPVVERNQSWKRCVAHVYISHLIQASRTADETNRCSIPSDQLKAKEGMQSGLVASSNPMGRDGLNGVISAISSDASPTKKSLNDQRLGIPLEKRIQQDQKQAATTSGMYAQQNQSCNFLSLSSGDGGLEASCTDNSNNKSGNILVGNGLEQSTQLHVPYLHSLVQHHPLLPFSMPQTRYSSSHYPDQLTAAATGQQVQVQVPQYLGSPFYGAPHLGHAGVVKRQQHSQSAHMWAAQMATHYRSTGILGSHLPKWHNGRLETTTPFIPCAQAIHPTTTPTSLEAGLSANSSTGQQQQHFFAMSPSSSSHRGKKQQQHHHLPSGYNQVDGGFHSEGSSRKQLLCNTEHV; encoded by the exons ATGGACAAACTCCGAGAGTTGAGACGCGGAGTAAGTCGGTCTTCACCCGCGAAGCGACAGACTAAGCAATCTGGACACAAACTAATCTCCGGTAAGG TTCTGAACGGTGGAGAGAATGTGGATTCTACGGAAAGAtcgaagaaagagaaagttagAGGTTCCAATCACGTAAACAGAGGAGGCAGTTCAAGCAACGAAGACAGCGAAATGATCGGTGGCtctgaaggagaagaggagcTCCGGCAACCGCGGCAACCACTACCACCGCCTACCACTGGTAGTAACAAGAGAACAAAGTTTCCCAAAAAG TCATTTGATGAATGCAATGGCGTTGATCCCGCTGCTGTCCCACGGAAGCTACGGTCAG CTATGAACAAGCGTACTCGAGAATCCATGTCACCACCTTCCCCGGCTGCAAAGAAGCTGCACAAGACTTCATTAGATAGAATTGAAACACCTCAAATCAATGGTGTGAAGAAAATGAAACCGGGGATG AAGCAAGTTGGTGGCTCAGTTGGGTCCTTGAAGCAGCCCATCTCTGGACCTATTactaaggatgaggaagaagTTGTGGAGACTTTGTATGCTTTGGCCAGAATGGTCCCTGACAACCCTGTTAGGCATCAAATTGAAGATAAAACCTTAGAAACCAAGTCTTCTCTATTGCCAAAGGCTAAGGAGATCTCATTGCCTGCCTCCGAAG TTCCAGAAGAGGAAAGCAAGAAGTTACCACTTGCCTCTAACACTGCTGAGGCTAACAAGACAGAAAGCTTCACTGGAGATCCAGTAGTCAGCAACTTGACTGAGTGCACTACTCCGGACCAGCCCTCCGTCACTGAGAACCAGAAACTTGGTATTGGATCAAATAATCCTCCAATTCATGCCGATCTCCACAGGGTTCCTTTGTTGTCTAAGACTGGTGAAATGCCATTTTGCATTGCTGAGAGATTGAGAGATCCATCTGAACTATGCCCTGATACTGG ATTGGTACAGCCAAAACAACATGATAACCATCTTCCTAGgagaaaaacagaaaacatGTTTTGGCCG GTTACAGGTGTTGAAGTGGAACAAGGACAACAAAATCATATTAATGGGACCAAGGACAATGTGACTTGTCTTTCACGTACAGAAG GGGGTCCAGTTCTGTGGCCTGGTTTGTGTACAGCAGGATTATGTGTTGATGAGCTTCATCATCCTTTAGAACG GCCCTCTTCAACCAAAGCCCCAGCTTGGCTTGATACTGCCACTTGTTCCATTAGACCCAGCTCTGCAGAAAATATTGTTTTGACTGAAAAG GTTTCACCAGTTGTTGAGAGAAACCAGTCTTGGAAGAGATGTGTAGCTCATGTTTACATAAGCCATCTAATCCAGGCATCCCGAACTGCAGACGAGACGAATAGGTGTTCAATTCCTTCTGATCAATTGAAAGCAAAGGAAGGAATGCAGTCAGGTCTTGTGGCAAGCAGCAATCCTATGGGGAGAGATGGTTTGAATGGGGTTATCTCTGCCATCAGCAGTGATGCATCTCCTACTAAGAAAAGTCTGAATGATCAGAGACTTGGTATTCCATTGGAGAAGAGGATCCAGCAAGATCAGAAACAGGCTGCTACGACATCTGGGATGTATGCTCAGCAGAATCAG AGTTGTAATTTTCTGTCCTTGTCATCTGGCGATGGTGGCTTAGAAGCTAGTTGTACTGATAATAGTAACAACAAGAGTGGAAATATTCTAGTAGGAAATGGACTGGAGCAATCTACACAACTCCATGTTCCTTACTTACATTCACTTGTCCAGCACCATCCACTCTTGCCTTTCTCCATGCCACAGACTCGCTATTCATCTAGTCATTATCCGGATCAGCtcacagcagcagcaacaggaCAGCAG GTACAAGTGCAAGTCCCTCAATATTTGGGCAGTCCATTCTATGGGGCACCTCATTTGGGTCATGCAGGCGTAGTGAAACGGCAGCAACACTCGCAATCAGCTCATATGTGGGCAGCCCAGATGGCAACACACTATAGATCCACGGGAATTCTTGGGTCCCATTTGCCCAAGTGGCACAATGGGAGACTGGAGACTACTACCCCTTTCATCCCTTGTGCTCAAGCAATCCACCCTACAACTACACCCACTTCATTGGAAGCGGGACTCAGTGCCAACAGCTCTACTGGTCAACAGCAACAGCACTTCTTTGCCATGtctccatcatcatcctccCACAGAGgaaagaagcagcagcaacacCACCACCTTCCAAGCGGCTATAACCAGGTTGATGGTGGGTTCCATTCAGAGGGCTCATCTCGGAAGCAGTTGCTCTGCAATACTGAACATGTGTAA
- the LOC122660289 gene encoding uncharacterized protein LOC122660289 isoform X4 yields the protein MDKLRELRRTKQSGHKLISVLNGGENVDSTERSKKEKVRGSNHVNRGGSSSNEDSEMIGGSEGEEELRQPRQPLPPPTTGSNKRTKFPKKSFDECNGVDPAAVPRKLRSAMNKRTRESMSPPSPAAKKLHKTSLDRIETPQINGVKKMKPGMKQVGGSVGSLKQPISGPITKDEEEVVETLYALARMVPDNPVRHQIEDKTLETKSSLLPKAKEISLPASEVPEEESKKLPLASNTAEANKTESFTGDPVVSNLTECTTPDQPSVTENQKLGIGSNNPPIHADLHRVPLLSKTGEMPFCIAERLRDPSELCPDTGLVQPKQHDNHLPRRKTENMFWPVTGVEVEQGQQNHINGTKDNVTCLSRTEGGPVLWPGLCTAGLCVDELHHPLERPSSTKAPAWLDTATCSIRPSSAENIVLTEKVSPVVERNQSWKRCVAHVYISHLIQASRTADETNRCSIPSDQLKAKEGMQSGLVASSNPMGRDGLNGVISAISSDASPTKKSLNDQRLGIPLEKRIQQDQKQAATTSGMYAQQNQSCNFLSLSSGDGGLEASCTDNSNNKSGNILVGNGLEQSTQLHVPYLHSLVQHHPLLPFSMPQTRYSSSHYPDQLTAAATGQQVQVQVPQYLGSPFYGAPHLGHAGVVKRQQHSQSAHMWAAQMATHYRSTGILGSHLPKWHNGRLETTTPFIPCAQAIHPTTTPTSLEAGLSANSSTGQQQQHFFAMSPSSSSHRGKKQQQHHHLPSGYNQVDGGFHSEGSSRKQLLCNTEHV from the exons ATGGACAAACTCCGAGAGTTGAGACG GACTAAGCAATCTGGACACAAACTAATCTCCG TTCTGAACGGTGGAGAGAATGTGGATTCTACGGAAAGAtcgaagaaagagaaagttagAGGTTCCAATCACGTAAACAGAGGAGGCAGTTCAAGCAACGAAGACAGCGAAATGATCGGTGGCtctgaaggagaagaggagcTCCGGCAACCGCGGCAACCACTACCACCGCCTACCACTGGTAGTAACAAGAGAACAAAGTTTCCCAAAAAG TCATTTGATGAATGCAATGGCGTTGATCCCGCTGCTGTCCCACGGAAGCTACGGTCAG CTATGAACAAGCGTACTCGAGAATCCATGTCACCACCTTCCCCGGCTGCAAAGAAGCTGCACAAGACTTCATTAGATAGAATTGAAACACCTCAAATCAATGGTGTGAAGAAAATGAAACCGGGGATG AAGCAAGTTGGTGGCTCAGTTGGGTCCTTGAAGCAGCCCATCTCTGGACCTATTactaaggatgaggaagaagTTGTGGAGACTTTGTATGCTTTGGCCAGAATGGTCCCTGACAACCCTGTTAGGCATCAAATTGAAGATAAAACCTTAGAAACCAAGTCTTCTCTATTGCCAAAGGCTAAGGAGATCTCATTGCCTGCCTCCGAAG TTCCAGAAGAGGAAAGCAAGAAGTTACCACTTGCCTCTAACACTGCTGAGGCTAACAAGACAGAAAGCTTCACTGGAGATCCAGTAGTCAGCAACTTGACTGAGTGCACTACTCCGGACCAGCCCTCCGTCACTGAGAACCAGAAACTTGGTATTGGATCAAATAATCCTCCAATTCATGCCGATCTCCACAGGGTTCCTTTGTTGTCTAAGACTGGTGAAATGCCATTTTGCATTGCTGAGAGATTGAGAGATCCATCTGAACTATGCCCTGATACTGG ATTGGTACAGCCAAAACAACATGATAACCATCTTCCTAGgagaaaaacagaaaacatGTTTTGGCCG GTTACAGGTGTTGAAGTGGAACAAGGACAACAAAATCATATTAATGGGACCAAGGACAATGTGACTTGTCTTTCACGTACAGAAG GGGGTCCAGTTCTGTGGCCTGGTTTGTGTACAGCAGGATTATGTGTTGATGAGCTTCATCATCCTTTAGAACG GCCCTCTTCAACCAAAGCCCCAGCTTGGCTTGATACTGCCACTTGTTCCATTAGACCCAGCTCTGCAGAAAATATTGTTTTGACTGAAAAG GTTTCACCAGTTGTTGAGAGAAACCAGTCTTGGAAGAGATGTGTAGCTCATGTTTACATAAGCCATCTAATCCAGGCATCCCGAACTGCAGACGAGACGAATAGGTGTTCAATTCCTTCTGATCAATTGAAAGCAAAGGAAGGAATGCAGTCAGGTCTTGTGGCAAGCAGCAATCCTATGGGGAGAGATGGTTTGAATGGGGTTATCTCTGCCATCAGCAGTGATGCATCTCCTACTAAGAAAAGTCTGAATGATCAGAGACTTGGTATTCCATTGGAGAAGAGGATCCAGCAAGATCAGAAACAGGCTGCTACGACATCTGGGATGTATGCTCAGCAGAATCAG AGTTGTAATTTTCTGTCCTTGTCATCTGGCGATGGTGGCTTAGAAGCTAGTTGTACTGATAATAGTAACAACAAGAGTGGAAATATTCTAGTAGGAAATGGACTGGAGCAATCTACACAACTCCATGTTCCTTACTTACATTCACTTGTCCAGCACCATCCACTCTTGCCTTTCTCCATGCCACAGACTCGCTATTCATCTAGTCATTATCCGGATCAGCtcacagcagcagcaacaggaCAGCAG GTACAAGTGCAAGTCCCTCAATATTTGGGCAGTCCATTCTATGGGGCACCTCATTTGGGTCATGCAGGCGTAGTGAAACGGCAGCAACACTCGCAATCAGCTCATATGTGGGCAGCCCAGATGGCAACACACTATAGATCCACGGGAATTCTTGGGTCCCATTTGCCCAAGTGGCACAATGGGAGACTGGAGACTACTACCCCTTTCATCCCTTGTGCTCAAGCAATCCACCCTACAACTACACCCACTTCATTGGAAGCGGGACTCAGTGCCAACAGCTCTACTGGTCAACAGCAACAGCACTTCTTTGCCATGtctccatcatcatcctccCACAGAGgaaagaagcagcagcaacacCACCACCTTCCAAGCGGCTATAACCAGGTTGATGGTGGGTTCCATTCAGAGGGCTCATCTCGGAAGCAGTTGCTCTGCAATACTGAACATGTGTAA
- the LOC122660289 gene encoding uncharacterized protein LOC122660289 isoform X2: MDKLRELRRGVSRSSPAKRQTKQSGHKLISVLNGGENVDSTERSKKEKVRGSNHVNRGGSSSNEDSEMIGGSEGEEELRQPRQPLPPPTTGSNKRTKFPKKSFDECNGVDPAAVPRKLRSAMNKRTRESMSPPSPAAKKLHKTSLDRIETPQINGVKKMKPGMKQVGGSVGSLKQPISGPITKDEEEVVETLYALARMVPDNPVRHQIEDKTLETKSSLLPKAKEISLPASEVPEEESKKLPLASNTAEANKTESFTGDPVVSNLTECTTPDQPSVTENQKLGIGSNNPPIHADLHRVPLLSKTGEMPFCIAERLRDPSELCPDTGLVQPKQHDNHLPRRKTENMFWPVTGVEVEQGQQNHINGTKDNVTCLSRTEGGPVLWPGLCTAGLCVDELHHPLERPSSTKAPAWLDTATCSIRPSSAENIVLTEKVSPVVERNQSWKRCVAHVYISHLIQASRTADETNRCSIPSDQLKAKEGMQSGLVASSNPMGRDGLNGVISAISSDASPTKKSLNDQRLGIPLEKRIQQDQKQAATTSGMYAQQNQSCNFLSLSSGDGGLEASCTDNSNNKSGNILVGNGLEQSTQLHVPYLHSLVQHHPLLPFSMPQTRYSSSHYPDQLTAAATGQQVQVQVPQYLGSPFYGAPHLGHAGVVKRQQHSQSAHMWAAQMATHYRSTGILGSHLPKWHNGRLETTTPFIPCAQAIHPTTTPTSLEAGLSANSSTGQQQQHFFAMSPSSSSHRGKKQQQHHHLPSGYNQVDGGFHSEGSSRKQLLCNTEHV, encoded by the exons ATGGACAAACTCCGAGAGTTGAGACGCGGAGTAAGTCGGTCTTCACCCGCGAAGCGACAGACTAAGCAATCTGGACACAAACTAATCTCCG TTCTGAACGGTGGAGAGAATGTGGATTCTACGGAAAGAtcgaagaaagagaaagttagAGGTTCCAATCACGTAAACAGAGGAGGCAGTTCAAGCAACGAAGACAGCGAAATGATCGGTGGCtctgaaggagaagaggagcTCCGGCAACCGCGGCAACCACTACCACCGCCTACCACTGGTAGTAACAAGAGAACAAAGTTTCCCAAAAAG TCATTTGATGAATGCAATGGCGTTGATCCCGCTGCTGTCCCACGGAAGCTACGGTCAG CTATGAACAAGCGTACTCGAGAATCCATGTCACCACCTTCCCCGGCTGCAAAGAAGCTGCACAAGACTTCATTAGATAGAATTGAAACACCTCAAATCAATGGTGTGAAGAAAATGAAACCGGGGATG AAGCAAGTTGGTGGCTCAGTTGGGTCCTTGAAGCAGCCCATCTCTGGACCTATTactaaggatgaggaagaagTTGTGGAGACTTTGTATGCTTTGGCCAGAATGGTCCCTGACAACCCTGTTAGGCATCAAATTGAAGATAAAACCTTAGAAACCAAGTCTTCTCTATTGCCAAAGGCTAAGGAGATCTCATTGCCTGCCTCCGAAG TTCCAGAAGAGGAAAGCAAGAAGTTACCACTTGCCTCTAACACTGCTGAGGCTAACAAGACAGAAAGCTTCACTGGAGATCCAGTAGTCAGCAACTTGACTGAGTGCACTACTCCGGACCAGCCCTCCGTCACTGAGAACCAGAAACTTGGTATTGGATCAAATAATCCTCCAATTCATGCCGATCTCCACAGGGTTCCTTTGTTGTCTAAGACTGGTGAAATGCCATTTTGCATTGCTGAGAGATTGAGAGATCCATCTGAACTATGCCCTGATACTGG ATTGGTACAGCCAAAACAACATGATAACCATCTTCCTAGgagaaaaacagaaaacatGTTTTGGCCG GTTACAGGTGTTGAAGTGGAACAAGGACAACAAAATCATATTAATGGGACCAAGGACAATGTGACTTGTCTTTCACGTACAGAAG GGGGTCCAGTTCTGTGGCCTGGTTTGTGTACAGCAGGATTATGTGTTGATGAGCTTCATCATCCTTTAGAACG GCCCTCTTCAACCAAAGCCCCAGCTTGGCTTGATACTGCCACTTGTTCCATTAGACCCAGCTCTGCAGAAAATATTGTTTTGACTGAAAAG GTTTCACCAGTTGTTGAGAGAAACCAGTCTTGGAAGAGATGTGTAGCTCATGTTTACATAAGCCATCTAATCCAGGCATCCCGAACTGCAGACGAGACGAATAGGTGTTCAATTCCTTCTGATCAATTGAAAGCAAAGGAAGGAATGCAGTCAGGTCTTGTGGCAAGCAGCAATCCTATGGGGAGAGATGGTTTGAATGGGGTTATCTCTGCCATCAGCAGTGATGCATCTCCTACTAAGAAAAGTCTGAATGATCAGAGACTTGGTATTCCATTGGAGAAGAGGATCCAGCAAGATCAGAAACAGGCTGCTACGACATCTGGGATGTATGCTCAGCAGAATCAG AGTTGTAATTTTCTGTCCTTGTCATCTGGCGATGGTGGCTTAGAAGCTAGTTGTACTGATAATAGTAACAACAAGAGTGGAAATATTCTAGTAGGAAATGGACTGGAGCAATCTACACAACTCCATGTTCCTTACTTACATTCACTTGTCCAGCACCATCCACTCTTGCCTTTCTCCATGCCACAGACTCGCTATTCATCTAGTCATTATCCGGATCAGCtcacagcagcagcaacaggaCAGCAG GTACAAGTGCAAGTCCCTCAATATTTGGGCAGTCCATTCTATGGGGCACCTCATTTGGGTCATGCAGGCGTAGTGAAACGGCAGCAACACTCGCAATCAGCTCATATGTGGGCAGCCCAGATGGCAACACACTATAGATCCACGGGAATTCTTGGGTCCCATTTGCCCAAGTGGCACAATGGGAGACTGGAGACTACTACCCCTTTCATCCCTTGTGCTCAAGCAATCCACCCTACAACTACACCCACTTCATTGGAAGCGGGACTCAGTGCCAACAGCTCTACTGGTCAACAGCAACAGCACTTCTTTGCCATGtctccatcatcatcctccCACAGAGgaaagaagcagcagcaacacCACCACCTTCCAAGCGGCTATAACCAGGTTGATGGTGGGTTCCATTCAGAGGGCTCATCTCGGAAGCAGTTGCTCTGCAATACTGAACATGTGTAA